In Bacteroidota bacterium, the following are encoded in one genomic region:
- a CDS encoding ABC transporter permease codes for MTPSTALGAIAHVGRYGLLLAQAFRSVHEWRTYRANLFVQAVRIGIDSLPIVVVAAAFSGAVTTLQTAYQFVSGLVPKSVIGSIVTESVILELAPVISALVLAGRVGARIAAELGTMRVTEQIDALEVMGLNAVSFLVLPRVLAGVLMFPVLITAAAVVGIAGGIVAGVTSGELPAAEFLVGARSFFKPFDVTFMLTKAVTFGFLVSSISCYQGYYASGGAEGVGRATTRAAVISCITVLLADYILAALLL; via the coding sequence ATGACCCCTTCTACCGCGCTCGGGGCCATAGCCCACGTGGGCCGGTATGGCCTGCTGTTGGCGCAGGCCTTCCGCTCCGTGCACGAATGGCGCACCTACAGGGCCAATCTGTTCGTCCAAGCGGTGCGGATCGGCATCGACTCCCTGCCCATCGTCGTGGTGGCGGCGGCTTTCTCAGGGGCTGTGACCACGCTGCAGACCGCCTATCAGTTCGTTTCGGGCCTTGTGCCGAAATCCGTGATCGGCAGCATCGTGACGGAGTCCGTGATCTTGGAGCTAGCGCCCGTGATCTCGGCCCTTGTGCTAGCCGGACGCGTGGGCGCGCGTATCGCGGCCGAGCTGGGCACGATGCGCGTAACGGAGCAAATCGACGCCCTAGAGGTCATGGGCCTCAACGCCGTTTCGTTTCTTGTGCTTCCCCGGGTGCTGGCTGGTGTGCTCATGTTTCCCGTTCTCATCACGGCTGCGGCTGTGGTGGGCATAGCGGGGGGCATAGTGGCCGGTGTGACTTCTGGGGAGCTGCCCGCGGCTGAGTTTTTGGTAGGAGCGCGCAGCTTCTTTAAGCCCTTTGATGTGACCTTCATGCTCACCAAGGCCGTTACCTTCGGCTTTCTGGTGAGCTCCATTAGCTGCTATCAGGGCTATTATGCCTCCGGAGGGGCGGAAGGGGTCGGAAGGGCCACGACAAGAGCGGCTGTGATCTCGTGTATCACCGTGTTGCTTGCCGATTACATCCTGGCCGCCCTGCTGTTGTAA
- a CDS encoding ABC transporter ATP-binding protein yields the protein MFGSHHRVRIRVEALQKSFDGQPVLRGVDLSIYEGETFCIIGRSGTGKSVLLKHLVGLLVPDSGTVWVDDQNIFQLSYEELRRVRRRFGVLFQGAALFDSLNTAENVAFPLRMVGGRRWTEAEIQERVRRCLAEVGLEDMGHKYPAELSGGMRKRVGLARAIALEPEFILYDEPTSGLDPETAETINELIRKLARELRVTSIVVTHDMHSVLQIADRAGLLHEGRLHWVGTIEEMRRSQDPILLRFVKASEYQL from the coding sequence GTGTTCGGAAGCCATCATAGGGTTCGTATCCGAGTTGAGGCCCTGCAGAAGAGCTTCGATGGTCAGCCCGTGCTGCGGGGCGTGGACCTGTCCATCTATGAGGGGGAGACATTCTGCATCATAGGCCGCAGCGGCACGGGCAAAAGCGTCCTGCTGAAGCACCTGGTGGGATTGCTCGTGCCCGATAGCGGCACCGTGTGGGTGGACGATCAGAACATCTTTCAGCTCTCTTACGAGGAGCTGCGCCGGGTGCGGCGCCGCTTCGGTGTGCTTTTTCAGGGCGCGGCGCTGTTCGATTCTTTGAACACGGCGGAAAACGTGGCTTTTCCTCTGCGCATGGTCGGGGGCCGTCGGTGGACTGAGGCGGAGATCCAAGAGCGTGTGCGACGCTGTCTGGCCGAGGTGGGCCTAGAGGATATGGGGCACAAGTACCCGGCCGAGCTTTCGGGGGGCATGCGCAAGCGCGTCGGTTTGGCCCGAGCCATCGCCCTAGAGCCGGAGTTCATCTTGTATGATGAGCCTACCTCAGGTTTAGATCCCGAGACGGCGGAGACTATCAACGAGCTCATTCGCAAATTGGCCCGTGAGCTGCGCGTGACCTCCATTGTGGTTACGCACGACATGCACAGCGTGCTGCAGATCGCCGATCGGGCCGGGTTGTTGCACGAGGGCCGCCTGCACTGGGTCGGCACCATCGAGGAGATGCGCCGCAGTCAGGATCCCATCTTGTTGCGTTTCGTAAAGGCTAGCGAGTATCAGCTATGA
- a CDS encoding MlaD family protein encodes MKRYQNEIKVGLAILLTIVTLYAGVLFLRDIPLLGGSYMVTAIYEKVDGLLVGNPVQIAGVKVGSVARMELVPEGVRVHLRIDRGIRIPRDSRALIVSTDLIGTKAVSLILGDDPEPVSHNGVLLGQYDEGFAGQLQQEARPIVDKTTRTLDRLSGTLQEVELLLRQGGREELQGTLTNLRSLTQSLAQILERRAQDLERAIEALRITAEQGAELTDPARLDSLERALQANLRDLRRALAGLEEGQRELNEILRKINQGQGTLGLLLNDERLYWSLDSTLVALRRLAEDVRQHPSRYTRGIVRIF; translated from the coding sequence GTGAAGCGCTACCAGAACGAAATCAAAGTGGGCCTGGCGATCCTGCTCACCATAGTCACCCTGTATGCGGGGGTGCTTTTTCTACGTGACATCCCCTTACTCGGGGGCTCTTACATGGTAACGGCCATCTACGAAAAGGTCGACGGGTTGCTTGTGGGCAACCCCGTGCAGATCGCCGGGGTCAAAGTGGGTTCCGTAGCCCGTATGGAGCTTGTGCCCGAAGGCGTGCGCGTGCACTTGCGCATCGACCGGGGGATCCGGATCCCGCGCGACAGCCGAGCCTTGATCGTCAGCACGGACCTCATCGGCACCAAAGCCGTCTCCCTCATCTTAGGCGACGACCCGGAGCCCGTCTCCCACAACGGGGTTCTCCTCGGGCAGTACGATGAGGGGTTTGCCGGACAACTGCAGCAAGAGGCGCGCCCGATCGTGGACAAGACCACCCGGACCCTGGATCGGCTCAGCGGGACCTTGCAGGAAGTAGAGCTGCTGCTGCGGCAGGGGGGGCGAGAGGAGCTACAGGGTACGCTTACGAATCTGCGGTCGCTGACCCAGAGCTTGGCGCAGATCCTGGAGCGTCGTGCTCAGGACCTGGAACGCGCCATCGAAGCGCTGCGGATAACCGCCGAGCAGGGAGCTGAGCTCACCGATCCCGCTCGCTTGGACAGCTTGGAGCGCGCCCTGCAGGCGAACCTCCGCGACCTTCGAAGGGCCCTGGCCGGGCTTGAGGAGGGGCAGCGGGAGCTGAACGAAATCCTGCGCAAAATCAACCAAGGCCAGGGCACGCTGGGGTTGCTGCTCAACGACGAGCGGCTATACTGGAGCCTGGATTCGACCCTCGTGGCCCTGCGGCGTCTGGCCGAGGACGTCCGTCAGCATCCTAGCCGGTACACCCGCGGCATTGTGCGGATCTTTTAG
- a CDS encoding carbon-nitrogen hydrolase family protein codes for MTVAVLQPLLRSERPEENARALAQALESLRRVCSEDPLWVVLPEYWSAASAPALWTESEELRLLRGWARRLQIYLVGGSVLVRDEAGCLRNRAMVLDPEGALLGFYDKRCLLTHERRRGVEPGGGPMRLSVGDWRLSVVICADLWHPSLVPAEVDLLLVPAATVVLDRRRRAYARRLWRALGLVRAQERLCVLASSDWACSWDGRRGTAGASLIADPSEGLGPVRWRALERSLSGGRPGWLCKRLDRQRLEAFRAYRRERGLWPAPLLHEPSGDF; via the coding sequence GTGACCGTCGCCGTGCTACAGCCGCTTCTCCGGTCCGAGCGCCCGGAGGAAAACGCACGGGCTCTTGCGCAAGCTCTGGAGTCCCTGCGTCGGGTCTGCTCGGAGGATCCCCTCTGGGTGGTGCTGCCGGAGTACTGGTCCGCTGCCTCCGCTCCGGCGCTCTGGACCGAGTCTGAGGAGCTCCGGTTGCTTCGCGGTTGGGCTCGGCGGCTGCAGATCTACCTAGTGGGCGGATCGGTCCTGGTGCGCGACGAGGCGGGGTGTTTGCGCAACCGGGCGATGGTGCTTGATCCGGAGGGGGCGCTGCTGGGTTTTTATGATAAGCGCTGCCTGCTCACCCATGAACGCCGCCGAGGGGTCGAGCCTGGTGGGGGGCCGATGCGGCTTTCCGTGGGAGATTGGCGCTTGAGCGTGGTGATCTGCGCCGATCTGTGGCATCCCTCGCTTGTCCCTGCGGAGGTGGACCTGCTTTTGGTTCCGGCCGCTACGGTGGTCCTGGATCGACGTCGGCGGGCCTATGCCCGTCGGCTGTGGCGGGCGCTTGGTCTGGTGCGCGCGCAGGAGCGGCTCTGTGTGCTGGCCTCAAGCGACTGGGCTTGCTCCTGGGATGGGCGTCGGGGGACAGCCGGGGCTAGCCTCATCGCAGATCCCTCCGAGGGGTTGGGACCGGTGCGGTGGCGGGCTTTGGAGCGGAGCCTCTCCGGTGGTCGGCCTGGATGGCTCTGCAAGCGGCTAGATCGCCAACGTCTGGAGGCCTTCCGCGCCTACCGTCGGGAGCGAGGCTTATGGCCCGCCCCCCTTTTGCACGAGCCCTCAGGCGATTTCTAA
- a CDS encoding alanine dehydrogenase, with protein METRSPRGITPEWQPITLERPAKLRQQRASYRIGVPREIAHEERRVSLVPYAVAVLVANGHQVFVEKDAGRLSRFGDRDYVEAGAEIALSAEELYEKSDLIVKIAPPTEEEWSLLRDGQVLISALHLGVTPSEFFRALVERNVTGIGYEFIQDTDQSFPLVRMMHEIAGSLSVQIAAHYLESPQGGQGIVLGGISGVPPATVVILGAGTIAEYAARTALGFGAQVVILDDNLSALRRIENALDRRVITAMANTEYIARAVRSADVLIGAVMRSGYRAPIWVTEEMVASMKPGSVIVDVVIDQGGCIETSRPTTLSQPVYVEHGVTHYCVPNMPATVARTASLALTNVLLPLLLEIGEAGSLNDALWRSVSLRTGTYVYRRYVTKKHLASQINLPHRDIELLIASGI; from the coding sequence ATGGAGACGCGTTCACCCCGGGGCATTACGCCCGAGTGGCAGCCTATTACGCTGGAGCGGCCTGCGAAGCTACGCCAACAGCGCGCCTCGTACCGAATCGGGGTGCCCCGAGAGATCGCCCATGAAGAACGCCGCGTCTCGCTTGTGCCCTATGCCGTGGCCGTGCTCGTGGCAAACGGCCATCAAGTCTTTGTCGAGAAAGACGCGGGACGGCTTAGCCGATTCGGAGACCGCGATTACGTCGAGGCCGGGGCCGAGATCGCCCTGTCGGCGGAGGAGCTGTACGAAAAAAGCGATCTCATCGTCAAGATCGCCCCGCCCACCGAAGAGGAGTGGTCCCTGCTGCGCGACGGACAGGTCCTGATCTCCGCGTTGCATCTGGGGGTTACGCCCTCGGAGTTCTTCCGCGCCCTGGTGGAGCGCAACGTAACGGGCATCGGCTACGAGTTCATCCAGGACACCGATCAGTCTTTTCCGCTTGTGCGCATGATGCACGAGATCGCCGGAAGCCTCTCCGTGCAGATCGCCGCCCATTACCTGGAAAGCCCCCAAGGCGGACAAGGGATCGTGTTGGGGGGTATTTCGGGCGTGCCCCCGGCCACGGTCGTCATCCTGGGCGCGGGCACGATCGCCGAGTACGCAGCCCGAACGGCTCTGGGCTTTGGCGCGCAGGTGGTGATCCTGGACGACAACCTATCGGCCCTCCGGCGCATCGAAAACGCCCTGGATCGGCGCGTGATCACGGCCATGGCCAATACGGAGTACATCGCGCGCGCTGTGCGCTCGGCCGATGTGCTCATCGGGGCCGTGATGCGCTCAGGCTACCGCGCCCCCATATGGGTGACGGAGGAGATGGTCGCCTCCATGAAGCCGGGCTCCGTGATCGTGGACGTGGTGATCGATCAGGGGGGCTGTATCGAGACCAGCCGCCCTACGACGCTTTCACAGCCCGTCTACGTCGAGCACGGGGTCACGCATTATTGCGTGCCCAACATGCCCGCCACGGTGGCGCGCACGGCTTCGCTAGCCTTGACGAACGTGCTCTTGCCCCTGCTTCTGGAAATCGGGGAGGCCGGAAGCTTAAACGACGCCCTCTGGCGCAGCGTGAGCCTGCGCACGGGCACTTACGTGTATCGCCGTTACGTGACCAAAAAGCACTTGGCCTCTCAGATCAACCTCCCCCATCGGGACATCGAGCTGCTCATCGCCTCCGGTATCTAG
- a CDS encoding M28 family peptidase, producing the protein MSCMVQVLLSCLLVSLGLPLWAQPERELAYARAVEEARLALTVRDLVRFGHRLGGSPSNEQSAAYLLGAFRAMGLEAELRLDPPRWTWWFDTFAVRLLAPQERALSHPWPAPYSPSAGPLRAPVLLFRPDVRREHVQGRIVLIDGLDRRNAALYDTLARWGAVALLTDAPRWENAYSDWAFISSLPARPQNPIPMVCLSRNDGAWIRERLARGEPVELFLMLRSHIAWRRPWTVLASLPGQRPDYYLVCAHGDGDAGGPGADDNASGVAGVLEIARVLSEQVRAGTLPQPLYGMRFAVWGSEYFSTEAFVRAEAEAGRLGRIRGVFNFDQIGTGAEKQALYFESNDVPYNETLLRTLESIGRAYAGRAGFWPQAYTNPSQGGTDSYVFLHDYLRDRLRIPGADTIRIPATTVYTAAWNRLARLPQTPGWGPPDTVEIDYSRYYHSSLDVPELTTDREPFRMAWAARAVGIALLRLAWGAQQEAPRYRRR; encoded by the coding sequence ATGAGCTGCATGGTCCAAGTCTTGCTCAGTTGCCTGCTGGTTTCGCTTGGCCTTCCCCTCTGGGCTCAGCCCGAACGGGAGCTAGCGTATGCGCGCGCCGTCGAGGAGGCGCGTTTAGCGCTTACGGTGCGGGATCTGGTGCGCTTCGGTCATCGGCTTGGGGGAAGCCCCTCCAACGAGCAGAGCGCGGCCTATCTGCTCGGCGCATTCCGCGCCATGGGCCTGGAGGCCGAGCTGCGGCTAGACCCTCCGCGCTGGACTTGGTGGTTCGACACCTTCGCGGTGCGCCTGCTGGCGCCGCAAGAGCGAGCCCTTTCGCATCCTTGGCCCGCCCCGTATTCCCCGAGCGCCGGCCCCCTGCGGGCTCCGGTTCTGCTGTTCCGTCCGGATGTGCGCAGGGAACACGTACAGGGCCGGATCGTGCTCATCGACGGGCTCGATCGCCGCAACGCGGCCCTCTACGATACCCTGGCCCGCTGGGGGGCGGTCGCGTTGCTCACCGATGCGCCCCGATGGGAGAACGCCTACTCGGACTGGGCCTTCATCAGCTCGCTTCCGGCCCGGCCCCAGAACCCCATCCCCATGGTCTGCCTGTCGCGCAACGATGGAGCCTGGATCCGGGAGCGGCTGGCCCGGGGCGAGCCGGTGGAGCTTTTCCTCATGCTGCGGTCCCACATAGCCTGGCGCCGGCCCTGGACGGTTTTGGCCTCCCTGCCGGGTCAACGACCCGACTACTACCTTGTCTGCGCGCACGGCGATGGGGACGCCGGCGGACCGGGGGCGGACGATAACGCCTCGGGCGTGGCCGGGGTTTTGGAGATCGCGCGCGTGCTCTCCGAGCAGGTGCGCGCCGGGACCCTGCCACAGCCCCTCTATGGGATGCGCTTCGCCGTCTGGGGCAGCGAGTACTTCTCCACGGAGGCCTTTGTGCGCGCGGAGGCCGAAGCCGGCCGGCTTGGCCGCATTCGGGGGGTGTTCAACTTCGATCAGATCGGCACCGGAGCGGAAAAACAGGCCCTGTACTTCGAGTCCAACGACGTGCCTTACAACGAGACGCTGTTGCGCACGCTGGAGTCGATCGGCCGCGCCTACGCGGGCCGGGCCGGTTTTTGGCCCCAAGCGTACACAAACCCCAGCCAGGGGGGCACGGATTCGTACGTATTTCTACACGATTACCTACGCGACCGGCTCCGTATACCGGGAGCCGATACGATCCGGATCCCCGCCACGACGGTTTACACAGCGGCCTGGAACCGTCTGGCCCGCCTGCCGCAGACCCCGGGCTGGGGGCCGCCCGATACGGTAGAAATCGATTACTCCCGCTACTACCACTCCTCGCTCGACGTGCCGGAGCTCACGACCGACCGGGAGCCGTTTCGCATGGCCTGGGCGGCGCGAGCTGTGGGGATCGCCCTGCTGCGCCTGGCTTGGGGGGCCCAACAAGAGGCCCCTAGATACCGGAGGCGATGA
- a CDS encoding deoxynucleoside kinase, translating to MQRPPATVPRYLVVEGVIGVGKTSLARLLAHRLGARLVLEAFEDNPFLPRFYEDPGRYAFHTQLAFLASRYRQQRELLTPDLFAQHLVSDYLFEKDRIFAHLNLSGDELKLYESIFQLMATQVPPPDLVVYLRASVERLLENIRQRGRPYERHITREYLQALSQAYDFHFLRYRRSPLLIVDATELDFVHDPEDRELLLEQILHRPCTGTVYFHPPRKGPR from the coding sequence ATGCAGCGCCCCCCCGCTACAGTACCCCGTTACTTGGTCGTAGAAGGCGTCATCGGCGTGGGCAAAACAAGCTTGGCCCGGCTGCTGGCGCATCGGCTGGGGGCCCGGTTGGTGTTGGAGGCGTTCGAGGACAATCCGTTTCTGCCCAGGTTTTACGAGGATCCGGGCCGATACGCGTTCCATACGCAGCTAGCCTTTTTGGCCAGCCGTTATCGGCAACAGCGCGAACTGCTGACCCCGGACCTGTTCGCGCAGCACCTGGTGAGCGATTATCTGTTCGAGAAGGATCGCATCTTCGCGCACCTGAACCTCTCGGGAGATGAGCTTAAGCTCTACGAAAGCATCTTCCAACTTATGGCCACTCAGGTGCCCCCTCCGGATCTGGTCGTGTACCTGCGCGCAAGCGTCGAGCGGCTTTTGGAGAACATCCGCCAACGGGGTCGGCCCTACGAACGGCATATTACGCGCGAATACCTGCAGGCGCTTAGCCAGGCCTACGATTTTCACTTTCTGCGGTATCGGCGCTCCCCGCTGCTGATCGTGGACGCCACGGAGCTGGACTTCGTGCACGATCCGGAGGACCGGGAGCTGCTTCTGGAGCAGATCCTGCATCGTCCCTGCACGGGAACGGTCTACTTTCATCCCCCCAGAAAGGGCCCCCGTTAG
- the folK gene encoding 2-amino-4-hydroxy-6-hydroxymethyldihydropteridine diphosphokinase: protein MPTAYIGVGSNLGDRWGNLEQAARWAALRGRFWILRRSRVRESPPQGPWQPYFYNQVWEVCTNLDPEALLEELQTIESLMGRPATRPRWAPRVIDLDLLLYETQNWRSARLTLPHPRMAERAFVLEPLLELLPEGRHPASGLMYRELLACLRASPLPIVDPDRLCSAPPLQYPVTWS from the coding sequence ATGCCCACGGCCTACATCGGCGTAGGATCCAATCTCGGGGATCGCTGGGGCAATCTCGAGCAAGCGGCCCGGTGGGCGGCGCTTCGGGGGCGGTTTTGGATCCTGCGCCGCAGCCGGGTTCGGGAATCCCCGCCGCAGGGCCCTTGGCAACCGTATTTTTACAATCAGGTCTGGGAGGTGTGTACAAACCTGGATCCGGAGGCGCTTCTGGAAGAACTGCAAACCATCGAAAGCCTCATGGGCCGCCCCGCGACCCGACCCCGCTGGGCCCCCCGGGTGATCGATCTGGACCTGCTGCTGTATGAGACGCAAAACTGGCGCTCGGCGCGGCTCACGCTGCCGCATCCCCGGATGGCGGAGCGCGCCTTTGTGCTGGAGCCGCTTTTGGAGCTGCTGCCCGAGGGTCGGCATCCGGCCTCGGGGCTGATGTATCGGGAGCTGCTCGCTTGCCTGAGGGCCTCTCCCTTGCCCATAGTAGATCCGGACCGCCTATGCAGCGCCCCCCCGCTACAGTACCCCGTTACTTGGTCGTAG
- the folB gene encoding dihydroneopterin aldolase, translating to MHRAVIRLRNASFYAHHGVFAEEHTLGGRYEIDLDVELDISRAAETDALSHTVDYERLYGFVRQVVLENRFFLLERLAYRIAHAVLEEFPQALSVEVRVRKPNPPVGGVCDYAEVIYRCPRPTSA from the coding sequence GTGCACCGGGCCGTAATCCGGCTACGAAACGCCTCTTTCTACGCCCATCACGGCGTTTTCGCAGAAGAGCACACCCTGGGGGGGCGCTACGAGATCGATCTGGACGTGGAACTTGACATCAGCCGGGCCGCGGAGACGGACGCCCTGTCGCACACCGTCGACTACGAGCGCCTGTACGGCTTCGTACGCCAGGTGGTCCTGGAAAACCGTTTCTTTTTGCTTGAACGTCTGGCCTACCGAATCGCGCACGCCGTACTGGAGGAATTCCCGCAAGCGCTCAGCGTAGAGGTCCGGGTGCGCAAGCCCAACCCTCCGGTGGGGGGTGTCTGCGATTACGCCGAGGTCATCTACCGATGCCCACGGCCTACATCGGCGTAG
- a CDS encoding dehydrogenase E1 component subunit alpha/beta, with product MARKRNAELGLRGDGEVLTLPPAKVGDFPLEALLGFYRTMLTARRLDEKMLTLLKQGKGAFHIGTSGHEAVQVALGANLIPGKDWLFPYYRDLTLVLQLGMRPEQVLLAHLAKAEDPSSGGRQMPEHFSYPELRIVSPSSSVGNQLLPAVGCAMGIKRLKVDELVYVGIGEGGTSQGVWHEALNWAARERLPVLFVVQDNKYAISVPVWQQTAGSGEWSGISRIARGYEGVNVLEFDGTDFFESWAVARQAVELARSGQGPVVLHAHVVRLLPHSSSDDHRKYRSEEELEADRRRDPIRRLEQALLEAALVDEADLEAIRLEVRRRVDEASDWAESRPDPDPQTAERYVFFEGAYEFAYEKGEPSGELIVMVDAINHALHEEMARDERVLVYGEDVAGPKGGVFTATRGLTERFGAERCFNSPLAEASIVGTAIGLALRGFKPVVEIQFGDYIWPAMSELRNGLSVIRYRSNNGWEAPVVVRVPVGGYIHGGLCHSQNIEATFAHFPGWYIAFPSNAADAKGLLKTAIRLRDPVLFLEHKGLYRHAAARRPEPDADYLVPFGRAKVVRPGRDVTVVTYGLVLYMALNAAKRLAQEEGLEVELIDLRTLVPLDMETVLASVRKTGRVLVLHEDVEFVGFGAEVAAQIADRAFEYLDAPVRRHGGKYTPIPFADSLERAVLPQEETVYRAIYELARY from the coding sequence ATGGCACGCAAGCGCAACGCGGAGCTCGGTCTACGAGGTGACGGGGAGGTGCTTACGCTTCCGCCGGCCAAGGTGGGCGATTTTCCGCTGGAGGCCCTGCTCGGGTTTTACCGGACCATGCTCACGGCCCGGCGCTTGGATGAGAAGATGCTCACCCTGCTGAAGCAGGGTAAGGGGGCCTTTCACATCGGCACCTCAGGCCATGAGGCCGTGCAGGTCGCTCTGGGCGCGAACCTAATACCGGGCAAAGATTGGCTCTTTCCCTACTACCGGGATCTTACGCTCGTGCTTCAGCTCGGCATGCGACCGGAGCAGGTTCTGCTGGCCCATCTAGCTAAGGCCGAGGACCCCAGCTCGGGCGGCCGCCAGATGCCGGAGCACTTCAGCTATCCCGAACTGCGCATCGTCTCTCCCTCTAGCTCCGTGGGCAACCAGCTGTTGCCCGCCGTCGGATGCGCGATGGGGATCAAGCGGCTCAAAGTAGACGAGCTCGTCTATGTGGGGATCGGCGAGGGGGGTACAAGTCAGGGCGTCTGGCATGAGGCGCTCAACTGGGCCGCCCGCGAACGGTTGCCTGTGCTTTTCGTGGTGCAGGACAACAAATACGCCATCAGCGTGCCGGTCTGGCAGCAGACAGCCGGAAGCGGAGAATGGAGCGGCATCTCCCGAATCGCCCGCGGCTATGAGGGCGTAAACGTGCTGGAGTTTGACGGCACGGACTTCTTCGAGTCCTGGGCCGTCGCCCGGCAGGCCGTCGAGTTGGCCCGATCTGGCCAAGGTCCCGTTGTACTGCACGCGCACGTGGTGCGGCTCCTGCCGCACTCCTCAAGCGATGATCATCGCAAGTACCGCTCCGAAGAGGAGCTCGAAGCCGATCGGCGTCGAGATCCCATCCGGCGCTTGGAGCAGGCGCTCTTGGAGGCGGCTCTGGTCGACGAGGCGGATCTGGAGGCCATACGCCTTGAGGTGCGCCGGCGCGTAGATGAGGCCTCCGATTGGGCCGAGTCTCGACCCGATCCGGATCCCCAGACGGCCGAGCGCTACGTGTTCTTCGAGGGCGCTTACGAATTCGCCTACGAGAAAGGCGAGCCCTCTGGGGAGCTCATCGTCATGGTGGACGCCATCAACCACGCTCTGCATGAGGAGATGGCCCGCGACGAGCGCGTGCTCGTATACGGGGAGGACGTGGCGGGACCCAAAGGCGGTGTTTTTACGGCCACCCGCGGGCTTACGGAGCGCTTCGGAGCGGAGCGCTGCTTTAACTCTCCGTTGGCCGAGGCCTCGATTGTAGGCACGGCCATCGGCCTGGCCCTGCGGGGGTTTAAGCCTGTAGTGGAGATCCAGTTTGGCGACTACATCTGGCCTGCGATGTCGGAGCTGCGCAACGGGCTGTCCGTGATCCGATACCGGTCCAACAACGGCTGGGAGGCCCCGGTCGTGGTGCGCGTGCCCGTAGGAGGCTACATCCACGGCGGGCTCTGCCACAGCCAGAACATCGAGGCCACGTTCGCCCACTTCCCGGGCTGGTACATCGCCTTTCCCTCGAACGCGGCCGACGCCAAGGGGCTACTTAAGACGGCCATCCGGCTGCGCGATCCGGTCCTGTTTCTGGAACACAAGGGCCTGTATCGGCATGCGGCCGCGCGCCGGCCCGAGCCGGATGCCGACTACCTGGTGCCCTTCGGCAGGGCCAAGGTCGTGCGTCCTGGCCGGGACGTGACGGTCGTCACCTATGGGCTTGTGCTCTACATGGCCCTGAATGCGGCCAAGCGCTTGGCCCAGGAGGAGGGTCTTGAGGTCGAGCTCATCGATCTGCGCACCTTGGTGCCCCTGGACATGGAGACCGTACTCGCCTCGGTGCGCAAAACGGGCCGCGTTTTGGTTCTGCATGAGGATGTGGAGTTTGTGGGCTTCGGAGCCGAGGTCGCAGCGCAGATCGCGGACCGGGCCTTTGAGTACTTGGATGCGCCCGTGCGTCGGCACGGCGGCAAGTACACCCCCATTCCGTTTGCCGACTCCCTAGAGCGGGCCGTGCTTCCGCAAGAGGAAACGGTTTACCGGGCCATATATGAGCTGGCGCGTTACTGA